The [Clostridium] scindens ATCC 35704 nucleotide sequence TCATGGGCTTTCTGATAATCGACTTCCCCCGGCTCAAAGGACTGTATCAGATGAAAGGCTAAATTGTTCCCCTTTTGGAGTGCTTGGGACAAGGTATATTCAAATTCAATATCTGCCGTTTCATAGGAGCAGCCGAAAGAGGACACAAGCATTTTTCCGTCCGTCTTGTCCGGGTTTTCGATATAGTCAAGGGCTTTGCTTAGAGTGCTTTTAATAGGCTTAATCTTTGTAACCGCCATATCTCCGCAAGCACCCCCTTTATTTCCTCTATGTCCTCTTGGTATGCGTTCCCCGTCGCGTTTACGCGGCGTGCTATCTGGTTGACGTTGACACCGATTTTCTGTATCTCTGCGGTCATTGCCTTTATATCGGCATGGTCTATCTGAATGATATACCCGTCAATGGCAATCTTCCGCAGATATGCCGCCATGTTCCGGGTGGGTACGAGCTTCATTTTTTCCAGTATTAAATCCCGTTCCGCTTCCGTCACTCTGAATTTGATTTGCACCGTTCTTTTGCGTCCGTTCATGTATTCGCTCCTTTCCTTTCCGTTCCGAGGGTTTGGGACACTTCCCAACAAGCAATTTTCAACCGACGCGCCGCAGCGCGGGAGGGGAAAATACGGAAGTGGGTACCCGCTTCCTATGCTTGCTACGAATGTTTTTATCCCTTATGCCTTACTACGGAGCTATGCCCGGTTTTGCCAAACTTCCGCAAAAGAAAAACGCTGCAATCCTCAAAAAAAGATTACAACGCTCTCTAAACCTTATTCAATTCTGACGGACACTTCTTATCTGCCCTCTGTTTCGACTTCCGCTATCTCCTTTGCCGTTGCGCTCACAATCCGTATGCCTGTATCGCTCATACCGTCAAGAAGCGCGTCAAGCTGCCGCCGCTGCGTGTTCTTCTCTGGCGGCGTTTCCAAAAGAAACTGGTCTACGGATATATTGTAGCGGAGCATAAGCTCAAAGAAAATCTGTAAACTTGGGTGCTGCCCCTTGTTCTCAATGTTCGCAAGGTAGCGCGGCGAGATAAACATTTCGTCGCTCACTTTCTTGCGGCTCTCCTTGCGCCCTGTCCGCGCCGCCTTTATCGCTGCCCCAAAAGCCTTGAAATCGTATTTCGGTACTGGTCTTTTTGCCATAGTTATTCACCCTGTTACATTTTACTGTTCCCCTTTCTTCTTGGATATGTCTACACAATTCAATCAGTTAGCCAAAATAATTCATATGTATATGTTGACAATTAGCCGCTTTTTTTGTATAGTATTATTAAAAGGGGGAAATGTTTATGTTACATAGCATGCGTATTCGATAAGCATTGAAATCAAAAAAGATTTTTCCCATTTTCAATATGGGCTTTTTTGTCATGCTTATTTTGCGTATGCTATACAACAAAACTAACGATGTATAGACATAGTATAAAAACTATGCCTTAATTTTGTTGTAGTGTTATATGTATAAATGCAGGTCAATGCTCATGTTGAGAATTGACCTGTATTTTTTTGCACAAAAGGAGAAATATTATGCTTGAAAAATATTGGATAAAATGTCCAATTTGTAACGGAAAGACGAGGGTTCAAGTATTTTATAATACGGTATTAAGAAATTTTCCTCTTTTCTGCCCTAAATGTAAATTAACACATATCATTGATGTTGAAAAATTAGAAATCATAATCAAAAACTCTGAAAAACAAAAGGAAGGATATTAAATGAAACACTTACCTAAAAGTACACTTACGGAAATATTGAATGACCCATACGGATTTACTTACAAAGAAATGTCGGAAGTAATTGGAGAGGATAAAGCAAGAGCCTTATATGCGGAATTGTATAAACAGCCATTTCACAAAAAAAATCTATCAATATCAACAAAAAAAGTCTATAAAAGTAGCGATACTGAAAAGTATGTTTATGAATTGAAAGACAACAGGTATATCGAAACGGTTTTTATTAAACGGCGAGATGGTGGGACTGTTTGCGTAAGTACGCAAGTTGGTTGTTCTGTTGGCTGTATTTTTTGTGAGTCCGGACGCAATGGTTTCGTTCGTAATCTAACACCATCTGAAATTGTGCAACAGGTCATATTGATACGTCAAAAAGTAAATCGTATCGTTTTTATGGGAATGGGAGAACCTTTATTCAATTACGACAACTTGATTGCAGCAATCCATATTCTTCGAGATAGAAATGGACTTAACTTTCCAACCGACGGCATTACCGTATCAACAGTTGGTCCAGTTAATCAATTAAAAAAATTGCGCGAAGAACATCTAAAAATTCAGTTGACAATATCTTTACATGCAGCAACACAGGCTGCGAGAAACTGCATCATTCCTCATATGCACATGTACGCTATTGAAGATGTTGTTAAGCAAGCATTGTCCTATTCACAAAGGCATAATCGAAAAGTGGTATTTGCGTATTTGCTTTTACCAGGTATAAATGACCGTTCCTCAGATATAAGGCAACTTGCAAAATGGTTTAAGGGCAAAAATGTTATGATTAACGTGCTGCAATACAACCCGACGAGTAATTCAAAAATTAGAGCACCACAAAAACAAGAAATGGTTGCGTTCAAACATCAATTAGAGCAAACAGGACTTGAAGTTACCATGAGAGTTTCTCATGGTAGAGAGATTAAAGCAGCTTGTGGACAGTTAGCTAATACATATAATAAAGCCAAAAAACAACAAAAATAATTTAATTAAAAGAGCCAGACGCACAGACGCAGAGCCGATAATATGCAGTTTGAAATACTGCTGTTATCGGCTCTTTTTTGATTTAATTTGTGCCCCCAATAACCATATTGGAGCAAAATCAGAACTGTTGCTTGTCGTTCTTTGATTTCCGCAGCAGCTTTGAAAAACCAAAGCCGCCGTTTCTTTTTATCTTCTAATGAAATGACGCGGTATCACTGTTAAAAGCGGCGGCTAAAAGGAGGTAGCCGCCATGAAGCACATACCATATCGACAAAATCCGACGGTCATTGACACATCAAAAAAAGCCCGACCACCGCCGGGGAAAACTACGTCTATCAATA carries:
- a CDS encoding plasmid mobilization protein: MNGRKRTVQIKFRVTEAERDLILEKMKLVPTRNMAAYLRKIAIDGYIIQIDHADIKAMTAEIQKIGVNVNQIARRVNATGNAYQEDIEEIKGVLAEIWRLQRLSLLKAL
- a CDS encoding helix-turn-helix transcriptional regulator; the encoded protein is MAKRPVPKYDFKAFGAAIKAARTGRKESRKKVSDEMFISPRYLANIENKGQHPSLQIFFELMLRYNISVDQFLLETPPEKNTQRRQLDALLDGMSDTGIRIVSATAKEIAEVETEGR
- the rlmN gene encoding 23S rRNA (adenine(2503)-C(2))-methyltransferase RlmN, coding for MKHLPKSTLTEILNDPYGFTYKEMSEVIGEDKARALYAELYKQPFHKKNLSISTKKVYKSSDTEKYVYELKDNRYIETVFIKRRDGGTVCVSTQVGCSVGCIFCESGRNGFVRNLTPSEIVQQVILIRQKVNRIVFMGMGEPLFNYDNLIAAIHILRDRNGLNFPTDGITVSTVGPVNQLKKLREEHLKIQLTISLHAATQAARNCIIPHMHMYAIEDVVKQALSYSQRHNRKVVFAYLLLPGINDRSSDIRQLAKWFKGKNVMINVLQYNPTSNSKIRAPQKQEMVAFKHQLEQTGLEVTMRVSHGREIKAACGQLANTYNKAKKQQK
- a CDS encoding cysteine-rich KTR domain-containing protein; this translates as MLEKYWIKCPICNGKTRVQVFYNTVLRNFPLFCPKCKLTHIIDVEKLEIIIKNSEKQKEGY